A stretch of the Leguminivora glycinivorella isolate SPB_JAAS2020 chromosome 2, LegGlyc_1.1, whole genome shotgun sequence genome encodes the following:
- the LOC125238354 gene encoding protein toll-like — MTYRGNGNYHKRGCSCGKRQPDNATVVRCEGDLDRDPRWPPSAPDYPVALHVAPGMLAAVPRLHLVELHAPYNEITSIDKEDIPDTLRVLDVRNNSIAHITSAAAEALLSLSKNLGYNVSLAGNLLACRCEDELAIATLQRAKITDWNTTQCVDRHYVVDKRKLCQDKIFMIMLGVVGALFTLALIALASLWLQPRFNQFLFNHGLCLKYLLNFKDISEDPMKTHDVFISYSHKDLQFAKTLIQKLESYCYTTIEHCRDWLPGESVIQQITDSVMSARRTLLLVSDNYAESKWALEEFHAAHQHAMEHGSARVIVVLCELQSPKKLPEELQLYLKHNTYLDWGDRYFWDKLCRVMPRPQVIPQPIIEEPLNDKAVPPVKRQEIIADPALLLSRLSLDKNSPLSDLVLVAPVKSHYSSQESSGQSSPVTPVVTELPPLGTHIYKEPCTVRISSLQSNIQRAMPAPVFQVAC; from the exons ATGACATACCGGGGTAACGGGAACTACCATAAGCGGG GATGTTCGTGTGGAAAACGACAACCCGACAACGCGACGGTGGTGCGTTGTGAGGGCGACCTGGACCGagatccaagatggccgccgtctGCCCCTGACTACCCGGTAGCGTTGCACGTAGCCCCCGGGATGCTGGCTGCTGTGCCGCGTCTCCATCTCGTAGAACTGCATGCTCCTTATAACGAAATAACCAGCATTGATAAGGAGGACATACCTGATACCTTGCGA GTCCTTGACGTACGCAATAACAGCATCGCGCACATCACATCGGCTGCAGCAGAGGCGCTTCTGAGTCTGAGCAAAAACCTTGGCTACAATGTATCGCTGGCAGGCAACCTGCTCGCCTGTCGGTGTGAAGATGAATTAGCTATTGCGACGCTTCAGCGTGCCAAG ATAACGGACTGGAATACGACGCAGTGTGTTGACCGTCACTATGTTGTTGATAAGAGGAAATTATGTCAAGACAAAATATTTATGATAATGCTAGGAGTCGTAGGTGCTTTGTTCACATTGGCATTAATAGCACTAGCTTCTCTCTGGTTGCAACCGCGCTTTAATCAGTTCCTTTTTAATCATGGTTTGTGCTTGAAATATTTACTGAATTTTAAAGATATCTCTGAAGATCCTATGAAAACACACGATGTGTTTATATCGTATTCGCATAAAGATTTGCAGTTCGCCAAAACTTTGATTCAAAAACTTGAGAGTTACTGCTATACCACTATAGAACACTGTCGTGATTGGCTTCCAGGAGAATCAGTTATTCAGCAGATTACTGACTCCGTTATGAGCGCACGGCGAACTCTGCTGCTCGTGTCCGATAACTACGCTGAATCGAAGTGGGCTCTAGAAGAGTTCCATGCCGCTCATCAACATGCTATGGAGCACGGTTCAGCTCGGGTGATAGTGGTACTATGTGAATTACAATCACCTAAGAAATTACCAGAGGAACTTCAACTTTATCTTAAACATAACACATATCTCGATTGGGGTGATCGTTATTTTTGGGACAAGCTGTGTCGAGTTATGCCCCGGCCGCAAGTTATCCCGCAACCCATAATAGAGGAACCATTAAATGATAAAGCAGTCCCACCTGTTAAACGGCAAGAAATAATTGCTGATCCTGCTTTGTTGTTGTCACGGTTATCATTGGATAAAAACTCACCACTTTCCGATCTGGTACTAGTCGCACCTGTAAAATCGCATTATAGTTCGCAAGAGTCGTCAGGACAATCTTCCCCTGTCACTCCAGTTGTTACAGAACTACCACCACTCGGTACTCATATCTATAAAGAACCATGTACTGTCAGGATTTCATCTCTTCAGTCAAATATCCAGAGAGCAATGCCAGCGCCAGTGTTTCAAGTAGCTTGTTAG